One window of the Apis mellifera strain DH4 unplaced genomic scaffold, Amel_HAv3.1 GroupUN_226, whole genome shotgun sequence genome contains the following:
- the LOC102656321 gene encoding uncharacterized protein LOC102656321, translated as MVSIILGMLNTEVLKLSRELNQAYKYQIVLDLIMQFSSLLNVLYNGYFYLISLKLSEVLSNKGLIGFFVWIFLLFIKIIFLNNHCTKFYHEVEVTTHLLQELDICYLNSSIKNEIQQFLLQLLLHPFKFTAGGYILSNKLSTEFFGTLITYLVVFIQISTSTNMK; from the exons ATGGTTTCTATAATTCTTGGAATGTTGAATACAGaa GTTCTAAAACTTTCACGGGAACTTAACCAagcatataaatatcaaattgtattagatttaataatgcaattttcaTCACTATTGAATGTGCTTtataatggatatttttatttaatatccttAAAATTATCAGAAGTATTATCGAATAAAGGACTTATAGGATTTTTCGTATGGATTTttctattgtttataaaaattatttttttaaataatcattgcaCTAAATTCTATCACGAG gtAGAAGTAACAACACATTTACTTCAAGAATTGGATATTTGCTACTTAAATAGTTCCATTAAAAATGAg atacaacaatttttattacaacttCTACTTCATCCTTTCAAATTTACTGCTGGTGGTTACATTCTTAGCAACAAATTATCAACAGaa ttttttggTACTCTGATCACTTATTTGGTTGTATTCATACAAATAAGTACATcgacaaatatgaaataa